Part of the Candidatus Margulisiibacteriota bacterium genome, CCATGCCAGAAACAATGAGCATCGAACGTAGAAAAATCTTAAAATCTTTTGGAGCGCAACTGGTCCTGACGCCGGGTGTTGAAGGCATGCGCGGTGCTATAGAAAAAGCACAAGAATTACGAAAAAAAAATAAAAACTCTTATTTACCTCAACAATTTGAAAATGAGGCAAACCCTGAAGTGCACCGAAAAACAACAGCTATGGAAATATGGAACGATATGCGGGGAAAACTGGATATTTTTGTAGCTGGTGTGGGTACTGGTGGAACATTAACAGGTGTTGGAGAAGTCCTGAAAAACAAAAACCCGAAAATTAAAATTGTAGCTGTTGAACCGGCAGCATCTGCTGTTTTATCCGGCCATGAAGCCGGTTCTCACCATATCCAAGGAATAGGTGCCGGGTTTATACCAAAAATACTTAACAGAAAAATTATTGATGAGATAATAACTGTAAAAGATGATGACGCTGTGAATATTGCCAGAAGACTGGTCAAAGAAGAGGGTATCCTTACCGGTTTTTCAGGCGGAGCAGCGTTAAAAGCATGTATGGAACTGGCAAGCAGAAAGGAAAATGCCAATAAAATCATTGTTACCATATTACCAGATACCGGAGCCAGGTACCTGAGCACCTCATTATTTGAAGATTAACATGAGCCAGCTAATCTATCTGGACCATAACGCCACAACCTATATTGATCATTCTGTTGCTGAAGCCATACGGCCATATTTATTTAACCATTTCGCCAACCCTTCCAGCATATATTCAATCAGTCAATCTGTAAGAAAGGACCTGGAAAATGCCCGTGAACACATGGCTGAGATGCTGGGAGTAAAACAGGGACAAATAATTTTTACAAGCGGTGGCAGTGAATCGGATAATATGGCTATAAAGGGAGCTGCCTTTGCCCGCTCCCATAAAGGCAAACATATCATTACGTCAACTATTGAGCACCATGCCGTGCTTAATAGTTGTGCCTATCTGGAAAAGCATGGCTTTGAGGTCAGATACATATCAGTAGATAATCAGGGTGTATTAAATGTTGAGGAACTGGAAAAGGCAATAAGACCTGATACTATCCTTATTTCAATAATGGCTGCCAATAATGAAACCGGAGTTATACAGCCACTGGAAGCCGTCTCCAGGCTGGCAAAGAAAAATGGAATTCCTTTTCATTCTGATGCCGTGCAAATCGGCGGGAAAATAAAAATAGATATCGGTAA contains:
- the cysK gene encoding cysteine synthase A, with protein sequence MTFYNNITECIGNTPIVKINKLTSSLKANIYAKLEFFNPSCSVKDRIALSMIEAAEEKQLINKETVIIEPTSGNTGIGLALVCAARGYKLILTMPETMSIERRKILKSFGAQLVLTPGVEGMRGAIEKAQELRKKNKNSYLPQQFENEANPEVHRKTTAMEIWNDMRGKLDIFVAGVGTGGTLTGVGEVLKNKNPKIKIVAVEPAASAVLSGHEAGSHHIQGIGAGFIPKILNRKIIDEIITVKDDDAVNIARRLVKEEGILTGFSGGAALKACMELASRKENANKIIVTILPDTGARYLSTSLFED
- a CDS encoding cysteine desulfurase family protein, translated to MSQLIYLDHNATTYIDHSVAEAIRPYLFNHFANPSSIYSISQSVRKDLENAREHMAEMLGVKQGQIIFTSGGSESDNMAIKGAAFARSHKGKHIITSTIEHHAVLNSCAYLEKHGFEVRYISVDNQGVLNVEELEKAIRPDTILISIMAANNETGVIQPLEAVSRLAKKNGIPFHSDAVQIGGKIKIDIGNLGVDLLSLSAHKFYGPKGVGLLYINKGIQIDPLIHGGLQENGKRAGTENLAGIIGMEKALELCMNNYEVESDRETKLRDKLEKEILQIIPECMVNGQKASRLPNTL